In Megalops cyprinoides isolate fMegCyp1 chromosome 8, fMegCyp1.pri, whole genome shotgun sequence, the genomic stretch CCCTCTGAGAGAGGCCTTACTGCAGAGGTGTGTTCAGCTGATGTGGCTGTTGTTGCTTCAGCTCACAGGTGCAGTAGTGTGCTTATTGTAGCCTTGAGCATAAACTTAGCCTGAATTACTTCAACAAATATCAGcctgtgtaaatgaatattatGTAAGCTATtcaagttgctctgggtaagggtgtctgtgaagcaaatgaataatgtaatgtaaataatgtcatgtttaataGACTGTGAATGCCGTGTCAAGTTAGTTAACGATGCTGCTTCCAGCATACTGCATTTTCAAGTTATTCCCTGCTGTTTGTAAAGGCTCACAGCAATAACAGGGGAAAGCTTTAAGTGGGTAACAAATGTTTGTGATGAAGTCATCTCCAAGCAACCTTCCTCTGTCTTAGTCTGTTTTAGATGAAGGAGCTAGATGGAAAGATTTTTCACAGCTTTTCCTAAATGGCATGAATTTATCAAGCAACTGTTGTCATGATGCTGAATGAAAGCATAATGAATGTATGTGCATaatctttaaattatttttttcttatatttaagGCCCGTCATTATTATCAGATAATAAAGAGGCCCATGGACTTATCTGTGATAAGGAGCAAGCTCAACAAGAGGAATCCTCTACACTACTACACACCTGAAGAATTTGTGGCAGATGTCTTTCTTATGTTCAGGAACTGTGCAAAATTCAATTATGTGAGtacacagtttcatttttacattctcaTTGCTTTGTAGAGAATGAATGTTTCACTTATTTGCCTAAGGATATGCTTTGGTGGCAGTGATAGGTTTTGGTCTTAGATTATAACActttttaccattttttgtgaaagagGTGCTTTGTTTATAACAGGGGTCCGCAACCTTAAGCATGTGTGCCACCATTGACACGTGGCAGCATAATCATTGGCACACTGGCGATAAGCGCGCGAGAGaggatttttaattaattattttttaaagaaatgttcaaGTTCCCTCTCAGCTGCCTGTCAAATCACCTCTTgaacagccattggctgttACGCAGCCTGTCTTATTTAGTTTGATTGACGGTATGGCCTCCCGCTCATATTTCCCACAGGAATCGCAGTGCAGCAGTTTAGGTTCGGTAGATGATGGCAACCCTGTTAGCTAAGAAAGCTAAAGTAAAGGTTCGGGCATTCCAGCCCTCATGGACAGAAgggtgcagttttgtttttcagaaggaCCGTGCTGTGTGTactttatgttttgaaaatgctgtttgcCGAATGTCGAGTGTTAAGCACCATTTTGAGGCAAAGCACGAGAAAACTTTCAAAGATCAGGCAGACAAGGCAGAATCCATCATATGTGTCGTGTCCAGTTATGGGAAGCAAGCCAACACCCTCAAAGTCTTTGCCACTGCTAAAACCATGTGACTGAAGCAAGCTATCGCATTGTGAAACGTGGAAAGTGGCAAATATATTAAGGAGGCTTTTCTCTGTAGCTCAGAGGTTCTGTTTGAAGGCTTATAGAATAATAAAAGATATTCCCATGTCAGCTAGAAGTGTTGAGCTACACATCGAAGAAATGGCAGAAACAGTTGGGTTAAAAGATGCTGTGGTATTTAGCATTGCACTTGACGAGAGTGTGGACATGAATGACATAGCACGTTTGGCAGTCATGGCAAGATACTATGATTGGACTGTAAGAGAGGAGCTCTGCTGCTTAAAGCCAATGTCTGACACAACAAAAGGTGAGGACATAGCCAAGGTGTTTATGGAACATTTTGAGGAGCGAGGGATTGACATCAGGAAGATTTTTGCAGTGACAACAGATGGTGCCCCCGCCATGGTCGGGAAACAGAGGGGAGCTGTCAGATTAATTGAGGAAAAAGTCAGTCACCCCATCATGAAACTCAGGCATGCAATGTGACCCACGGAGtacatatttttctatattAAATTCAgcaaattcagcaaaaaaaaaaaaaaaaaaactctcaaaaGTTGCAAAAAAGAATTGCTTGAAACctcttttttactgtatttgaaaCCCATTGTTGTTTTCAGTCCCACTGGAACATCACCCTTGTCCTTTGAGCACACCTCAATGTAAAAATATCCTCAACAGACGTAACAGAGGAGTTTTAGTAAGTGAtctgcagtaaaatatttcctCTTTGAAAAAGCTACATGCATACTAAAAGCATGCTGTTatttctctgtatgtgtatatggaAACACAATTTAAGTACTGAGGAGGCATCATGGCGGCTGGGTTAGGACTGCTTGTTTATGTGACCAGACTCATCAAAGCATACATTCTGGTCATTAAAGTCACACCTCAACATCAGCCGTGTGGTCTCATTAAGGTGTCAATGCTTTGTAAATGCAATTGCTTACACATATTGCACCTAGGTAAGGGCACAAGTGAGTGAGTGGCCACAAACAGGGGATGCTGTGGTTTTCCAGGACAGAGGGCTGGCCCACATGCCACTGTAGGTGAGTGGGCCCTCAGTTTACCTGACAGTgactcttctctctccctgtggcaTGTGGCTCCCAGCCGGACTCTGAAGTAGCTCAGGCAGGTCGGAGCCTGGAGGCCTTCTTTAACTCCAAACTGATGGAAGTGTTCCAGAACAAGACTTTCGTACCTGCAGACGACGACTCGGACAGCGAGGAATACGATGAGCTCTACAGAGCGGGCGTGGCTGGCTTTCCCTGGCCAGACAGAAAGGAACACTgccacaggaagaggaagaggaggcgcTCCCCTAACAGGAGGAGGCATCACTTTTAAGCTAGGTCCTGCCAGCAATATATGACAAATTTAGTTTCAATCTCTCCTTTTGTACGTTTCAACACTGAATATTTCTATCCACCAGGTGATTCATCTTTATAATGTCATCAAAGCGGTGGACATTAAGGTATTTTGACTCATATAATCGTTCCATGGCTTCTGTATGAAGGTCGCTTGTTCTATGCCAGTGCTAGGAATACTACTATAATGGAAATACTATTGTCTGAGCTACTGATAAGTTAACAACAactttgtaaacattttataaaatgtatttttatggtacttgttttttattttaaaataccatGTAGTCTGCCAATACATCTATTATTATAGACTTTACATGGATGTGAATTTATAGACAGTCTTCAAAAATACTACTCATGTGTATAATCTCCTTTCAATTTATGGCAGCTGCAATGCTGTAGGCAACAGCCAAATTATAAATAAAGATGATAAAACCTGTAATTAATGATATACTATATTAAGGCTTAAAACAAATTCTTGGACTTGTACAGTAACATATATTTACTCTTGTGTACTTTTTGAAGATAAATTATTTTAGGTGGTCATTTTCTACTAGGGCTTGATATCCCAAATGGCCAGCAGAGGGGGCTCTGAGCTCAGTTGAGTTAGACCGTAGTGAAGGGTTCAAGGCTCATATTAGATCAAGGATAATTGGAGGAGGGAGGTCACCAAAAAAGTACTTGCAGCACTAAGCGTGAGATTAAGTGatttagaaacatttttctcCTGAAATGAGAAAGCCTTGGCTTTTCATACTCACCAGAGTTTGAGAACACCAGCACAGTGTTGCTAGGCTGTACCAATGCATTTTACTAATTGAGTGTCATGGAGTTATAAATATCTGGTTCTATTACACAGTTGTCATTTATGAGGCTGCTGCTATTACTTGCACGCTTCAGGAGTTTAATGGAAAGAAATGTAATCTGAACTCGCATATGTTGAGCTGACGTGGTGTTAgcattgcactgcactgtttgACATCTTGTAAAACTTGTACCTATTAGGTTGAAGCTGAGTGAGCGGAAAATGACAGCAAGTTGTAGGGATGGATTGTTTTATCATTGATATAATATGCTGCTTATATGTACTTCTTGCAGTTATcagtatattttaatgtgtagaACAGCCCTTTCATTCTTCCATTTGTATTAAATATGCTCTTTGTAACTAAAAGTGATCCTGAATTTTATATAACCTACTTCAACTGGGGAAAGATATTGTCATGTTGACACAAGCTAACTCAACAATAAAATTGTGCTGGATTATACTCTGTTGTTCCTGGTTCCACTGGTTCTTAATTTGTCATGTTGCAGTTATTCTGGCTGTTTTTCTACATGGCTCCAAACTCTTATTTAACTGTATGTAGAATTCTACAAATTTTTGAGtcactttccaaaaaaacaataaccgGTGCCAAACAGTGTCCTGCTTTCCATCATAAAAAGATTAATATATCTATGTTATGgggaaacattttttccttaGGCATGgtatttttcattataaattttTGTTATTCTTCATGTGCCCTTTGATGCTTTGTCCCGTTGTTATTAAAGTCACTTTCTGGAGTTACTGAAATGGCTTGTGCCTATTTTAAACCAGTAAATTTGATCTCACATCTTACATCAAGACAGCCTTGTCTTGTGGCCAAGTAATATGCAATAAGCTTAAAAgtatttaagaaagaaaaaaacatccctcTGCCTGGTAAGACTTGAGGCTTGACAGAATGAGGTTGTGATGCATTGCAGTTGAAACGAGTGCAGTGTGTCAGTTTCCAGTTCTGCCCAGTTCTGTTTGATTTCCCTTAAACCTACCCATCTTCTACTTTTCCTGACAAGAAACAGGGTGCTCAGATACTCCGCTGGAGCTTCTGCCTGCATtaagacaggagagaggcctCTGCTTAGAGTTgctttaaaagttaaaaacatgagatgctgaaatgtaaattgCTTCCTGTGATGCTCAAGCTTACATGAATGCAAGCTCTTTTTTTCGCAATTCCTTTCATCTCTTGTAAATAAGTAGGATGGTGGTATCCAGGAAGGATAATGTGTGCTTTTCAACATATTTGTGCAGATAACTTTTAAAAGCCAGCACTATATGTACTACTATGTACTATACAGTGGTATATTGACCTTCAAACCTGTATCATTACTAAGTGATCCAAAGCCATTCATCAAACGTAAATTGgcctctatatatatatatatatttctactGCTAGTTTGAGTGCCAAATACTCTTAAGTACTCAGAGTAAAATCAACAAACTTACAATACTGTGTCACATGCCATTAAATCTACATAGTGTTTATGCTGAATCCCATGGAGCCAAATGAGTTATGCTACTTTGAGTTGCCTTGATCCTTCCAAATCATTCACTTTAAAGATAATCTTCCATTAGAGATGATTCTGGGAGGGCTATCAAGCTGACAGATGAGGTCAGTGATATATGCACACTGCGCTGTTTGGACTTTTGAAATCCACTGTCTGGTTCCAACCAATTTTCTAATTCAATTATACTCCTAAACCTTGATTAAGCAGTTATGGAAATACCCGGAGCATTCCTTCTTGAAATATTGTGTTCAGGAATAAGAATAACAGAGCTGGCGTGTTTGCGTTGGCCGTCGATGAGAACACGGCTTGGTTTTGAAACCATGGGACAGCGGTTGAGGTCCTGCTTCCCCATTCAGAGGGGGGTCTCTCTTGCAGACTTGCTGGGGGCGCAGTCGGCCACTCTCAGCAGGAGGAGGCCCTGCAGATTAATAAAGCAGCATCCTGTCTGCGTTCTGAGCGGGAAACTGTCCCAAGGGTCGCCTCTCCTAGAGAGAACTGGGATAATTTCATTACAGATGAAAAACGGGCGGTTGGTATATCTGTCTGCCGCACTAAATAAGCATGGTGCGCTTTCTGTGGCTGATACAGAGAAAATAGCTGGTTTTATGGGTGATTTTCTTGCCAGGTTATGTGAGCAGGcaaagagagaatgaaagagtcTGTGACGTGCTCATGAGGTGACTTTTTGGAGTAGCCTGCTGGTTTCTTGTCACTCACTACCATTCAGATCCCGGTCAAGACAATCCATCACtaacagacaaaataaattgaaataagTGTGCTTTGAAATGACTCCAGGAAGAATGTGGTCcaagcagcagcactgagaaaTGTTATGGTATTAAACACCTAACAAGGACTGTGTCAAAATTGGGTCAGATCAACTGTTCTGTCATCATATGACCTAATGAAGATTAATTAGACTGCTATTTGTTATTCTCTTTCactttgcatatttttattcaggTCAGAGGGGTGATCTGTTTTTTATGCCCCAATTTGTTAATCTCTGATAAGTTAGACCTGGGAACAAAAGAgaatgatattttaatgaagTCATTTGGCCTGCAGTCTTCAAAGTCTTTCAACAGCATTTTAGTATCCACGCTTAAGAGTTCAAATGTTCTGTTCAGAATATGAGCAAATTGATTTGTTACAGTCATACATGTTCCCAAGTACCATTTAATTTGTGTTGCAATTAGTCATGTTGCCTTTGTTAATATTAATCTTTAAAAGGACATCAAACAACCAAAGCAATGGACATAAATGGTAAAAATTTGCACAAAAACCCCATTTTGCAAATATgagaaaatatgataaatatactCGATGAACCACTCTTAACAGAGCTGTAACCAAGCACAGATGTACATCACTTCCTCCCCTTTGAAACTTACTGTGTTTCCACActcaagttgctctggaaataCTGAAACAAACCCATGTGTCACATGTTGGAAAACATGTACAGAATAGCAGCTTTGACCTCAGTGGCTAAACCAGCGTATTGAGTGCTGTATTTGCGCGAGTTGAGAACTTTTTCGgtatgagggaaaaaaaaaaagggaaacggATCCAATGTCAACAAATTGTCATCTTTGGTTCATTACTTTTGATGCTGTGTTGAGCTAATAATGTCATCACTGAAGATGTTCATTTCTGATAATGTTAAGTTTGAAAGAAACACCCTGCTCTCAGGAAATTTCCTTCCCTTTTAAAGGCAAAGCAGTTCTTGGCCTACCCCAGACATGTTGTGTCCTGGCTTGTTTCTTCAGGCAGACCGAAAATCACAAATTGGGAGGTTGTGGGGTGTAATTGGACGCCAACCCACTTACCCTTATGTACTTGAGCTGCTGATTGTCTTTTTGAAGGTGCCGTTCTCCCTCTGGGCATTCTTAAAATGCAGACATGATGTAATATAGATGCTGCTGTCACTCAGGGGTCACAGCTGACCCTCGCCCCCTCATCACCGCTGCATTGCACCCTGTGAGTGCGTCCTCTTCAATTGTCTCTGAGAGGGGATCACAATCTGTGAGCTGCTGCAATTTGCCTCCTGGCCTGTAAAAAGCAGTCCTTTGATGGCCCCTTGGCTTAAGAACATTCTCCATTGCAATGCTTGCTTCCCCAAACTGACTGCATCCAATAATGCCAACTGCATTTGGTCTCTGGTGTCTGTTTTAGATTAACCACACAGTGAGTAagtctgtggtttgtgtgtgagtggggtgATGGAGACGGAGAGGAAGGATTGGATGAGGGTCCTATGCCGGGTCCGTCTGTGGTGTGGGGTGGTGTAATGCAAGAGGCATGTGATGTTTGATCATGTGTATCGACACCAGCTGTGCCCATGTGTGGGTCAGGCCAGCCTGGACTACATTTGAGCTGCTCTTGACTGGGAAAGATTAATAAACTGCTGCTAAAATACAGCTGGGTCACTTGCTACGTAAGTTGCTCCAGTTCTTGGAATATGGTGGTGGGCACCAACttaaaaaagactaaaaagacATGTCTCTGTGCACAATATGCACAACCTCAGGTAAGTTCTGTAACCCCAAACAACATGTCCCAGGGAGTCTTTGTCTCTCAATGATGAAGTGAAATGACCTCACAGGCAGCACAGGTAAAAAAGCTGAACTTTGCTCACAATTGAAATCATGTCAAACATTATCACATCACATCAGTCAAGTTTTATGATCTGAGTTTATTGCAGGCAGACATTTTATCAGTAAAGTCTGGTGATGTTTATGAGGAATAAGCATCCAGTCTGAAGTCCCAGCACTTCCACTTGCTGCAGGTCATGAAATGAAAGCTCAGTCCATCTGGAATTCGTGTTTGTGTTGACAACAAAACCAACTAGTTTTCTGCCTAGCTGCTAATCCAATGACAGTAAAGGTACACCATTAAATGCGCAATGCTCATTAAATGctgtatttaaatttttattttttagtttccCTGCTTCACCCAGCTTACAGCTACTCTCTGCAGGGGTCTCAAATGATGGAGCAGCTGCTCAGTGCACAAGCTGTTCAGCTATGAGAGGCAGAAGGATGAGGTTTGATGCCATGCTGTCATGTACAGCCAGTGTGGCCAAGTCAAACAAAAAGATTTCTGACTGAAACAGTGTTACTGGCCATCAGTGAATGCTTCCTGTACATAAtctctctgttcttcctctgtggtgctCTGGTGAGTCAATGCAGAAGCTGAAGAGTGCACCGAGACACAACGTTGCCACAGCTTTTCTGTGATGTTGTAGCAACgttttcactttgaaaaaaaaaacatcacagtaAATGTCAAGAGGATGTTACTTGTTCACTGGGCGTGGAAGAACTGGGTTCTTGAAGAGATGTTTCTCACCTCAGGCTTTCGTCGATGATTGGTGGAGTCATTTTCTGGTTGAAAAGACTCCACTGGTTGGCAATTAACAGCAAATTATCCCCTCTGGTGGTGCTGAAGTCACCCTTTTTACATGAGCAGATTACTGGCTCATATTCAATGCAGAAAACAAACTGGTGTCTTCTGCCTTTCTCCTTCTATTTAATTGCTAAGTATTTTGGAAACCATGCAGGGCATTATTCTACTAATATGATGAAGGAGAGTGTTTTCTGTCCTGATACAATTTTTACCAAATCTGGTAACATTTATTTACCGGCATAATTGCCTTGTGATGCTTTGGGATGTTTTGAGGAAAAACATGTGGTCATTTGTTAACATGTGGTCACATCCCAAATTGCAGTGAGTGGTACAGAGTGTACAAGCTGGACATTCACATGCAACTGTAATTCTCTTTTCACCCCTAAAGTCATGCCTTGCTTGCGTTCTTGGCTTATACCTGTTAAACAGCTAGATTCCAATTCGTGCAAACAGTGTTATTCGCGGCACAAACTGCCAAGTGTGTACAGCGCAGTTTCGGGCCagtctgtgtctttgttctCGAAAAGGGTCAATGACTTTTCAGTCAACGGGAATATAATGAAACATAACAGGACAATAACAGTGCCGCTCACTGAACAATCAAAAGAAgaactgtggaaaaaacacacaattggtgtggaacaaatacaaaagGATTTCTTTTCGACTAGTGAAACAGTCCATGAAATTGAGGTTTGGATGATTGAATGACTGTATATTTTGTACagtcaatgaaaaaatgtggaaattgaTTGTTCTCTTTCACAAACCATATGTGCTTTGCCGCAGGGACATGTTTAATACTTTGGGAATATGCTGGTAATTCTTTTGAAAGTATTGTACTTTTTAAGTGGGAATATCTGAAGTATTATTTGCTTTTGAATGCTAGACAGATGTCCACCGTATGCATCAGTTTTGTAATCTCATATCCACAGTAGGGTTTGGACAGAATGACTGTTGTTAGATTTGCCTTGTGTCTGACTATTGAAAGATTCAGTGATATTGTGATAACCATGTCAAGACAGCCACGCAAGCACAAACAGACCTATGgtgaaaaaacatacatgtgaACAtctataaatatgaatttagtctgaaatgtaatgtgaagtaattgttttgtagtttattGAAACATAGGAGAGACCTACTCAAAACAAAATtagtctgaaatgaaaaacaatttttgaCTTCCTAATTGGACACAGAATAGTAAAGACTGTGGCTATTGTACCCATAACACCTGAGTATATTTTACTTTCTGCCAATCCTGGGACAAAATAACATgaagaaacagagaaagcaagagagatgtagagagggagaagaaaagcTGAAGGTATTCATTGGTAGAGTGACCTTTGAGTAACCCAATTTGGAGCTTTCCTGGTCTAGTGGGAGGGGAGCGGAGAGACCGCGTGCGTGCgggtgtgtttttctttttcgttcttttttttttccaaggaaatCTCGGCAAGAGGAACAGTTCCTACAAACGGCTTAATCTCAGGAACTTTCTCTGCCTGTGACCCAGCAGTGAGACGCACCGTTGGATCTTCTAGGGAAGAGAAGAGCACGCGACCAGTGTCTGTccttttccacagaaatgaatgacatCAAACTGGCTCTGCTGGGCAGCGAGGGAGCAGGGAAATCTGGTGAGCTCCCCTTTTGCAGGAGTGGGgaaatctgtgtatgtgtgtgtgtgtgttgagggctTGACCTGATGGCACAATTTGATTTCTTTAAGACTTGTGAGAATATCATTCATTAGACAgacaccccctcaccccaaaTTATAGTGTTGAATCAATGTGATTCAGCATTGTGGaaactttgtgaaaatgtcactgggtcaaattatattttgccaTTGGACCTACCTGCTTCAtctttgaatgtgtttgtttgcaaagcaatgattattatttatttaaaacgtCCATGTTGTTAGAGTAATGCCTCCAATGCTTGTACTAGATATCTGCTGTTTTGGAGAGTGATTTTGGATGAATTGTGTGGTTTCTGCATTGCAAAGCAAAACGAGAGGGGAAAATTAAGATAAATGGTGGTGACATGAAGCTGATTGGTGAAGGAGCTCCTCCTCTGTGGAAATAAATTAGGGTGATTTTTACAATGCAGAGAAGTGTAGCCCCTCAGGCATCTATGCTGAGCGTTGTTAAATATCAGAAATTAATTACCTGGGTCCCTTAAGAGTAAAAATGAAGAGGCATTTGATGAGCCCCTCCACAGTGCTTTAggtgaagagaggagagggggtaGACAAGAGTAAATACTACTGCATAACACCCCATTTGTCCTGTTAAATTTGAGAGAGGTTTCTGTGGAAATGAGCAGGGCAGCAGTTATAGATTTCAGCAGTTGCAGAGATATGTGAAAGGGCAGTGGGCAAAAACAGTGTTCACATAGAGTCCCAGTCTCCAGAGCGGGTGTTTGTACACTGAAACTCAACCCCCGGCTTCAAGACAGTGTAAACGAACGCAGCTTCATGgctcaaatattaaatatagaGGAGGCAGTGTGCTCACTGAcaggaaggggtggggtggggggggggcgcaaaAAGAACTCTTTGGATTGCCAAATATGCTAAATCCTCTGAGTGAACTATCCAAGCCTTTCATGTGGGGCTCTAAAGCCTTTGGCCCGTGCCCCGGTCTCCCTCCATCATGCAAGTTATTTTTCACCTGCTTCCCTGTTAGAATGAGGTATGGTATGAGATGCACCTATGTTCAATATCCTGTTGTTTCTCTTTATCAGCTGTCCTGGTGAGGTTCTTGACCAAGCGATTCATCGGGGAGTATGCCTCCAATGCCAGTGAGTACTCAGCTTTCCCCAGGAATGCACAGCATTCTCAAAGCATTGCTGTGAATGCTGCTGCACTGTAATCATGCTACCACAGCACCGCAAGCACCTTGCTAGAGCATTACTGCTTGTTAGCCATAAGTGCAAATGTTTAGCCATTACTGGTGGAAAAACAGATATTAACTTCCACAAGGTGGGCTGTTCTAGTGTAGTTCTTGAACATCGTGAATCAAGCCAATTATGCAGATTGGTGCTTCCCTTTTAGTGGTATACAAAAAAATACCCGCAAACAACAGGTCATCTGATGGGTTATGGGAAAAATCATGCAGGGCTCATTTGAGTGTTTAACAGAAAGATTTGTGTAATGTTACTGTCAAAATCAGTTCTACAGCATGCATTGCCTAAAGCATCTCTTGATTACTGTGTGAAGTCATGTGCATAGCAATTCCATTGCCATTACTCACTGCATATCTGACATGAGATTGTGTAGAGCCACATTTAACGTTGCAGTTTACAGAGggggtatttaatttcaaaccCCTCTGCTCATGGGTAATTCCTTTGAATGCATTAATTTATCTGCTTCAGCAGAACAGCCATACCAGGGATTTTTGAGGCTTACAGTAATCACCACTCTGTGTTGCAACCCCATGTGCATCACATTGTATCAGCCTATTCATGTTTCATGCCATGGCTGTAAACTCCTATTTACATTTAACTATCCACTTATTTTTGTAGATCTGTGGGCCAAAGTAATTCGTAGCATGTGTTTCTTGTAACAATAAGCATCCCTGTTAACATTTTTGTTGCAGACTCCTTATACCGTAAAAGGCTCTCCATTGATGGCAGACAGTTGAACCTAGAGGTTTTTGATCCATGTTCTCAGGTGTGTATGTTTTCCTCACAACATCTTCCAGCTAATTCCTGCTGTTCTTGTAACTCTGTTGTAACATTATCGCAATGTTATCACTTTGAGAATGTTACGCATTAGCTGAGAATTCACAGCCACATTCAGACCTGGTTTTGACTTGCACAGCACAAGGCAGGTTGTAAACCAACACGTGAATGTTCCAACATTCTCATATATGATTCCATATGGCAAAtttatgttttgatttgatGGGATTTATGATCATAGCCTGGAGCAGTGTATACCAACGATCTGGCTTTGAAGATTGAGTGGAGCGGCATGACCTGTTCACTGCTTATGGTGGTGGCATCTGGGACAAGTAAGGGGGTTTTACTGCATGGTTGTGTTTTATTGCAATGTCCTGAGGCTCAGGTAAAAGGTTGTTCTTTGTCCTTATCTGTAAAGGTCAAAGTAAActgatattttaaacatgtggCAACATGTTTTTGCAagtttcttcctctctgcttttttgtGCAAAACAGAGTAatacagaaagagaagaaaaattgGACAGATGATGCAGGCTGATGTTTACAGTTCCCAAGGCAACTGATGGGAAGGCTGAACACATGCTTATGCTCAGTGGCCTTTGTCCATTGCATTttgatgttactgtttttttccaatggCAGCAGGCAATATAAAGAGGATGGGGCAGTGTAATCACTCCATAATGTCTAATTCATTTAGTCGAGTAAGATTTTGAGGAAatgtctcccccccccttccccccactagagggaggagagcagatGCATTCTGGAGGAGCCAGTGGAATGGGCTGACGGCTTTGTCGTGGTGTACAACATCAGTGACCGCACGTCCTTCCTAAATGCCAAAAACATCCTGCGGCAGATCAGAGAAGCCCGCACGGAGAGCTGCAAGGGGTGAGTGACTCCGCGAGCCCCCTGTGATCCCTGGGACCCCCGGGAGCCCCAGGACTGATCCACTCTGGAAATGAGGGATTTGGCTTTGATGAATTAATGAGTTCCATTCCTTGAAAAGCAGGCGGGGCTATCAGGTCATATCTGGCATGCACTCGCCAGTCAAAGAGGCAGACTATGAAATGAGCCAAAGCGACTCCATTAAGCAATAGAAAGTTGCACAGATAAAGGCAGAGCCGGCTGTCCGTGATGGAAATGTTGCCTTATGAGCCTTAGTAAACAGATTTGCAGGATTTAAAGCCTCTGGGCTCGCGTAAGTTAATTATGCGGTTAAATGAATTCTACCACTCAATCGAATTGGCCCCCGAAACGGCTTGTATCCAATTTTCCCTTgtgcattaattaaaatattatgaaatattagCAGAACTTGAGTTTTCGTTGTACATTTATTACACGAAAGTCATTTGGAAACAATACTAAGTGGAAGTACAAAGTGGTACAG encodes the following:
- the LOC118782465 gene encoding ras-related and estrogen-regulated growth inhibitor-like protein, whose product is MNDIKLALLGSEGAGKSAVLVRFLTKRFIGEYASNANSLYRKRLSIDGRQLNLEVFDPCSQVEESRCILEEPVEWADGFVVVYNISDRTSFLNAKNILRQIREARTESCKGELEVPICLVGNKQDLCHARQVCEEEGRSLAQENKCHFQEVSAAENYQEIVNLFTKLIRHVMEHLKHRADRRRYSGSKSMAKLINNVFGKRRKSV